One Helianthus annuus cultivar XRQ/B chromosome 7, HanXRQr2.0-SUNRISE, whole genome shotgun sequence genomic region harbors:
- the LOC110866685 gene encoding protein FAR1-RELATED SEQUENCE 5-like: MASVDSHQSGYQDIQNMADLQHLFDKEAVETKQINCSDVEIEDHNDVNIDLGLGKDEDNNVVGTVFASPDDAYEFYNHYAFLHGFGIRIYTAFKNKTTNDPYRKKYVCNKQGFKDLKSNSSSGDVKKHRRDLRTGCEAFLRISKSKDGTWFVDMFNDVHNHELTVTPTKVMKHCSHAKFHRLMACKSLATELSQSGMKPCQIKKVINTMKSPEENDVTSKQCTDILAEQRKQYKGKEFYGLIKHFQDKLLEDRNLYFVVDLSNDGSPRNIFWADGRSRDSYVKFGDVVVFDVTYMTNKFKMPFA, encoded by the exons ATGGCTTCAGTTGATTCTCATCAATCCGGTTACCAG GATATACAAAACATGGCAGATTTACAACATCTATTTGATAAGGAAGCTGTTGAAACAAAACAAATCAATTGTTCAGATGTTGAAATAGAGGATCATAATGATGTAAACATCGATCTTGGGCTTGGGAAAGATGAAGATAATAATGTAGTGGGAACGGTTTTCGCTAGCCCTGATGATGCATATGAGTTCTACAACCATTACGCCTTTTTACATGGATTTGGAATACGCATTTATACAGCTTTTAAAAATAAGACAACAAATGATCCTTATCGAAAGAAATATGTATGCAATAAACAAGGTTTTAAAGATTTAAAGTCTAATAGTTCTAGTGGGGATGTTAAGAAACATCGCAGGGATTTAAGGACCGGATGTGAGGCATTTCTTCGAATTTCTAAAAGTAAAGATGGGACATGGTTTGTGGATATGTTTAATGATGTACACAATCATGAGCTAACTGTTACTCCGACCAAAGTAATGAAACACTGTTCTCATGCGAAGTTTCACCGCTTAATGGCCTGCAAATCTCTAGCGACGGAACTCAGTCAATCCGGGATGAAACCTTGCCAAATCAAGAAGGTCATAAATACGATGAAAAGTCCAGAAGAAAATGATGTAACATCCAAACAATGTACTGACATCTTAGCTGAGCAACGAAAACAGTACAAAGGTAAGGAGTTTTATGGGCTCATTAAACATTTCCAAGATAAATTATTAGAAGATCGTAACCTTTATTTTGTTGTGGATTTGTCTAATGATGGGTCTCCAAGAAATATTTTCTGGGCTGACGGGAGATCAAGAGACTCGTATGTAAAATTTGGGGATGTTGTTGTGTTCGATGTCACATACATGACCAACAAGTTTAAGATGCCATTTGCTTGA